A genomic region of Manihot esculenta cultivar AM560-2 chromosome 15, M.esculenta_v8, whole genome shotgun sequence contains the following coding sequences:
- the LOC110602440 gene encoding ATP-citrate synthase beta chain protein 2 has protein sequence MATGQLFSRTTQALFYNYKQLPIQRMLDFDFLCGRETPSVAGIINPGAEGFQKLFFGQEEIAIPVHSTIEAACAAHPTADVFINFASFRSAAASSMAALKQPTIRVVAIIAEGVPESDTKHLIAYARSNNKVVIGPATVGGIQAGAFKIGDTAGTIENIIACKLYRPGSVGFVSKSGGMSNELYNTIARVTDGIYEGIAIGGDVFPGSTLSDHVLRFNNIPQVKMMVVLGELGGRDEYSLVEALKQGKVTKPVVAWVSGTCARLFKSEVQFGHAGAKSGGEMESAQAKNQALKDAGAVVPTSYEAFETAIKETFQKLVEEGKIAPVKEIKPPQIPEDLNTAIKSGKVRAPTHIISTISDDRGEEPCYAGVPMSSIVEQGYGVGDVISLLWFKRSLPRYCTHFIEICIMLCADHGPCVSGAHNTIVTARAGKDLVSSLVSGLLTIGPRFGGAIDDAARYFKDAYDRGLSPYEFVEGMKKKGIRVPGIGHRIKRGDNRDKRVELLQLFARTHFPSVKYMEYAVQVETYTLSKANNLVLNVDGAIGSLFLDLLAGSGMFTKQEIDEIVEIGYLNGLFVLARSIGLIGHTFDQKRLKQPLYRHPWEDVLYTK, from the exons ATGGCCACTGGACAACTCTTCTCTCGTACTACACAGGCTTTGTTTTACAATTACAAGCAGCTTCCCATCCAGCGCATGCTTGATTTTGATTTCCTTTGCG GGAGAGAAACTCCATCTGTGGCTGGAATTATTAACCCTGGTGCAGAGGGATTCCAGAAGCTCTTCTTTGGTCAAGAGGAAATTGCCATCCCTGTACATTCAAC TATTGAAGCAGCTTGTGCAGCTCACCCAACGGCTGATGTATTTATTAACTTTGCATCATTTAGAAG TGCAGCTGCATCATCCATGGCTGCCCTGAAGCAGCCTACCATTCGAGTTGTGGCTATAATAGCTGAGGGAGTTCCTGAGTCTGACACCAAACATTTAATTGCATATGCACGGTCCAACAATAAG GTTGTCATTGGCCCAGCTACTGTCGGAGGCATTCAGGCTGGAGCATTCAAGATAGGTGACACTGCTGGAACAATTGAGAACATAATTGCTTGCAAGCTGTACAGGCCCGGATCTGTTGGATTTGTGTCCAAATCT GGTGGTATGTCAAATGAGCTATACAATACAATTGCCCGTGTTACAGATGGTATATATGAAG GTATTGCAATTGGAGGAGATGTGTTTCCAGGCTCCACTCTTTCTGATCATGTTTTGCGGTTTAACAATATCCCACAG GTTAAGATGATGGTTGTACTTGGGGAACTTGGTGGACGAGACGAGTATTCCCTTGTTGAAGCCCTCAAACAGGGAAAGGTGACCAAACCAGTAGTTGCTTGGGTCAGTGGAACTTGTGCTCGGCTCTTCAAATCAGAAGTGCAATTTGGCCATGCT GGTGCTAAAAGTGGTGGTGAGATGGAGTCTGCTCAAGCAAAAAATCAAGCACTAAAGGATGCTGGAGCTGTAGTTCCCACTTCATATGAAGCTTTTGAGACTGCAATTAAGGAAACATTTCAGAAGCTG GTTGAAGAGGGTAAGATTGCACCTGTAAAGGAGATTAAACCTCCTCAAATCCCTGAAGATCTTAACACAGCAATTAAGAGTGGCAAAGTTCGGGCTCCAACTCATATTATTTCCACAATATCTGATGATAGAG GTGAAGAACCATGCTATGCTGGTGTGCCAATGTCTTCCATTGTTGAACAGGGTTATGGTGTTGGTGATGTCATCTCTCTGTTGTGGTTCAAACGCAGCCTTCCACGATACTGTACTCATTTCATTGAG ATATGCATCATGCTATGTGCTGACCATGGTCCTTGTGTCTCTGGTGCTCACAACACTATAGTAACAGCAAGAGCTGGAAAGGACCTTGTTTCTAGCCTTGTCTCAG GTTTGCTCACAATTGGTCCCCGCTTTGGTGGTGCTATTGATGATGCTGCGCGATACTTTAAGGATGCTTATGACAGG GGTTTATCACCCTATGAGTTTGTTGAAGGCATGAAAAAGAAGGGTATTCGTGTCCCTGGAATTGGGCACAG GATTAAGAGAGGTGACAACAGGGATAAAAGGGTAGAGCTCTTACAGCTGTTCGCTCGCACACATTTCCCTTCTGTAAAGTACATGGAGTATGCCGTTCAAGTTGAAACCTATACTCTATCGAAAGCCAATAACCTGGTGCTCAATGTTGATGGTGCGATTGGGTCTCTTTTCTTGGATCTTCTTGCTGGCAGTGGAATGTTTACCAAACAGGAGATAGATGAGATTGTTGAGATCGGTTACTTGAATGGGCTCTTCGTGTTGGCACGCTCCATTGGTTTGATCGG gcACACATTCGACCAGAAGAGATTGAAACAGCCTCTGTACCGTCACCCATGGGAGGATGTTCTCTACACCAAGTGA
- the LOC110601204 gene encoding uncharacterized protein LOC110601204, giving the protein MFPVYVSVPLSVNMAFSFSINASILPQHQGKAGYRNSRCLESVRNMVRKFEVPSVVSAPQESLQKGNWVKLICGASFEDAVDIRNLSLVYTLAGVDCIDCAADESVVSAVNEGIEAAIEIVHIRRPWVMISVNDDKDLHFRKAEFDAEECPPDCSRPCENVCPADAISLEEDKSPAHFSYGTKMLNVLKGGVITERCYGCGRCFPICPYDKIRVATYVRDAIATAELLKRNDVDAIEIHTSGRQMASFKELWDGLGDSLGCLKLLAVSLPYAGDATVSSMNTMYSVMEPQLKCLNLWQLDGRPMSGDIGRGTTRESIAFAVRLAAANSRPHGFFQLAGGTNAHTVDGLKREGLFQTAVVAGSSKENKSVASSPCSNSLIGGIAYGGYARKIVGRVLRSMQSQHGLACIEDHPEHLLEALTEALGLVGSVKCYDPLPQDS; this is encoded by the exons ATGTTCCCTGTTTATGTTTCTGTGCCTCTGTCTGTTAACATGGCATTCAGTTTCTCCATTAATGCTTCCATTTTACCTCAACACCAAG GAAAAGCGGGTTACAGGAACAGTAGATGTCTTGAAAGTGTCAGAAACATGGTGAGAAAATTTGAGGTTCCTTCAGTTGTGTCTGCTCCACAGGAATCCCTGCAAAAGGGCAACTGGGTCAAGCTCATATGCGGTGCAAGCTTTGAG GATGCTGTTGATATCAGGAATCTCTCTTTGGTTTACACTCTAGCCGGAG TTGATTGCATTGATTGTGCTGCTGATGAATCAGTGGTTAGTGCTGTAAATGAAGGTATTGAAGCTGCAATAGAAATTGTTCACATTCGAAGGCCTTGGGTAATGATTAGCGTTAATGACGATAAAGATCTTCACTTTCGCAAAGCCG AATTTGATGCAGAGGAATGTCCACCAGATTGTTCAAGGCCCTGTGAAAATGTTTGTCCTGCAGATGCAATATCATTAGAGGAAGACAAATCACCAGCACATTTCTCCTATGGTACAAAAATGCTAAATGTGTTAAAG GGCGGAGTAATCACTGAACGCTGTTATGGCTGTGGCCGTTGCTTTCCCATATGCCCCTACGATAAAATAA GAGTGGCTACATATGTGAGAGATGCTATTGCTACTGCTGAACTTCTTAAAAGAAATGATGTTGATGCCATAGAGATACATACAAGTGGAAG GCAGATGGCGTCCTTCAAGGAACTTTGGGATGGCTTGGGAGACTCACTTGGATGTCTGAAACTACTCGCA GTTAGCTTACCTTATGCTGGGGATGCAACTGTATCTTCAATGAACACTATGTACTCAGTGATGGAACCTCAGCTAAAATGCCTCAATTTATGGCAG TTGGATGGCCGTCCCATGAGTGGAGATATTGGCCGAGGTACCACAAGGGAATCAATTGCATTTGCTGTCCGTTTGGCTGCAGCCAACAGCAGGCCTCACG GTTTTTTTCAATTGGCAGGCGGCACAAATGCACATACTGTTGATGGACTAAAAAGAGAGGGACTTTTTCAAACAGCAGTAGTTGCTG GGAgctcaaaagaaaataaatcagtGGCTTCATCACCTTGTTCCAATTCTTTAATTGGTGGGATAGCTTATGGTGGCTATGCACGCAAG ATTGTTGGGAGGGTCTTAAGGTCCATGCAATCACAGCACGGCCTCGCTTGTATTGAGGATCATCCAGAGCATCTCTTAGAGGCGCTTACAGAAGCGCTTGGTTTGGTTGGATCAGTAAAATGTTATGATCCACTCCCGCAAGATAGCTGA
- the LOC110602575 gene encoding dirigent protein 11, whose product MALSWQSIFPSVHIPSFPFPVLLQPLKTVAPKEIVMSTKVLFFISSLALLYVAYTIPRQDPKQTNLVVYVHDYFTGPDSSAITVAGKSGPNFHILHFGTVAVVDDPVTEGASIESREIGRAQGTYINSQLDGKGLYMVFSLIFTDGEYKGSTLEIQGSDIFSMKEREFGIVSGTGFFRFVKGYGTMQTEFMDIPNLRAIIKLNITVKHY is encoded by the coding sequence ATGGCATTGTCTTGGCAAAGCATATTCCCCTCCGTCCATATACCTTCATTTCCATTTCCTGTTCTCCTTCAACCTTTGAAAACTGTAGCCCCAAAAGAAATAGTCATGTCCACCAAGgttctcttcttcatctccaGCTTAGCTCTTCTATATGTTGCCTACACCATCCCCAGACAAGATCCAAAGCAAACTAACCTTGTAGTTTATGTGCATGATTACTTCACCGGCCCTGACAGTTCAGCAATCACCGTCGCCGGGAAAAGTGGGCCCAACTTCCACATCCTACACTTTGGGACAGTTGCAGTGGTTGATGACCCAGTTACTGAAGGAGCCTCTATCGAGTCCAGAGAGATTGGTAGGGCTCAAGGGACCTACATCAACTCTCAGCTTGATGGGAAGGGCTTGTACATGGTGTTTTCTCTTATATTCACAGATGGGGAGTATAAAGGGAGCACCTTGGAAATCCAAGGATCTGATATATTTTCAATGAAGGAGAGAGAATTTGGGATTGTTTCTGGGACGGGCTTTTTTAGATTTGTTAAGGGGTATGGTACTATGCAAACTGAGTTCATGGATATTCCTAATTTGAGAGCTATTATCAAGCTCAATATTACTGTTAAGCATTATtaa
- the LOC110601473 gene encoding receptor-like protein kinase ANXUR1: MNSSERIFFLTVFFFITLNSIPVSSKGSASDSESYILACGATNEDTDSDGRKWEPDTKYINSSSNSMTASADSQDPSLPSTVPYMTARIFTSAYTYKLSVPKKSRLWVRLHFYPSTYSSLSSNTSYFAVTANKFQLLKNFSASITAQALTMAYLIKEYSLTPIGSGNLDLTFTPSPDYDDSYAFVNGIEVIPMPDIYQSAAMVGLSDENFDLTNSSLQTMFRLNVGGQFIPASNDSGLTRTWYDDTPYLFGAAIGVTSQANITIKYPTADVPRSIAPLNVYSTARTMGPDPKVNVNYNLTWIFYIDANFTYLLRFHFCEFLLSRSNQRAFDIYINNQTAQSGADVISWAGSQGVPFYKDYSLYVPDQIGDDQLWVALHPSVGLKPQYYDSILNGLEIFKLDDQRGNLAGPNPVPSPMMLKAEAEKAFSSSGSSSSSIIGGIAGGVAGLAVAAIISIFVLRKKRGLNGSQAGSHSWLPLYGNSTISGKSSASSHLSNLAQGLCRHFSLPEIKHATKNFDESNVIGVGGFGKVYKGVIDHGTKVAIKRSNPSSEQGVNEFQTEIEMLSKLRHKHLVSLIGFCEEDGEMALVYDYMANGTLREHIYKGTKPTSSLSWRQRLEICIGAARGLHYLHTGAKYTIIHRDVKTTNILLDEKWVAKVSDFGLSKTGPNLNSQGHVSTVVKGSFGYLDPEYFKRQQLTEKSDVYSFGVVLFEALCARPALNPNLSKEQVSLAEWALHCQKKGIIEDIIDPHIKTEIQPECLKKFAETAEKCLSDHGIHRPSMGDVLWNLEFSLQLQDNPTGAKMVSESKGNDTYGMNRHMLTILEESSLSEENDDVSQNEIFSQIAHPRGR; encoded by the coding sequence ATGAACAGCAGTGAACGCATCTTTTTTCTTACTGTTTTCTTCTTTATCACCTTGAATTCAATCCCAGTTTCAAGTAAAGGCTCTGCATCAGATTCAGAGTCTTATATCCTCGCATGTGGCGCAACCAATGAAGACACTGATAGCGATGGCAGGAAATGGGAACCTGATACCAAATATATAAACTCTTCTAGCAATTCGATGACGGCATCGGCCGATAGTCAAGACCCTTCATTACCATCCACCGTCCCATACATGACTGCAAGAATTTTCACATCTGCATACACATATAAGCTCTCTGTTCCTAAAAAGAGTCGCCTCTGGGTCAGGCTCCATTTCTATCCATCAACTTACAGCTCTCTCAGTTCTAATACTTCCTATTTTGCTGTCACTGCAAATAAATTCCAACTTCTCAAGAATTTCAGCGCTTCCATTACGGCACAAGCTCTCACAATGGCATATCTCATTAAGGAATACTCTCTGACCCCAATTGGCTCTGGCAATCTTGATCTCACATTCACACCTTCTCCAGATTATGATGATTCATACGCTTTTGTCAATGGCATTGAAGTAATTCCCATGCCTGACATTTACCAGTCTGCTGCGATGGTCGGCTTAAGTGACGAAAATTTTGATCTTACCAACTCTTCCTTACAAACAATGTTCAGGCTAAACGTTGGTGGACAATTCATTCCTGCATCCAATGACTCAGGCCTCACACGAACATGGTACGATGATACGCCCTATCTATTTGGTGCAGCTATTGGCGTCACGTCCCAAGCTAACATCACTATCAAATATCCTACCGCTGACGTACCCCGGTCTATTGCCCCGTTAAATGTTTATAGTACTGCAAGAACAATGGGGCCAGATCCAAAGGTGAATGTGAATTATAATCTCACTTGGATATTTTACATTGATGCCAATTTTACCTACCTTTTAAGGTTCCACTTCTGTGAGTTTCTGCTGAGCAGAAGCAACCAGAGAGCAtttgatatttatataaataaccaAACAGCACAAAGTGGTGCAGATGTGATCAGCTGGGCAGGGTCTCAAGGAGTGCCATTTTATAAGGATTACTCCTTGTATGTTCCTGATCAGATTGGTGACGATCAGTTATGGGTGGCATTGCATCCTTCTGTAGGACTGAAGCCTCAATACTATGACTCAATTTTGAATGGATTGGAGATTTTTAAGCTTGATGACCAAAGGGGTAATTTGGCTGGCCCGAATCCTGTCCCTTCGCCAATGATGCTCAAGGCAGAAGCAGAGAAAGCATTTTCTTCATCAGGATCAAGTTCGAGTTCGATAATTGGTGGCATCGCTGGTGGGGTTGCTGGATTAGCAGTGGCTGCTATTATCTCCATTTTTGTCCTCAGAAAGAAGAGGGGTCTCAATGGAAGTCAGGCTGGGAGTCATAGCTGGTTGCCACTCTATGGAAATTCGACTATCTCAGGAAAAAGCAGTGCTAGTAGCCACCTTTCCAATCTTGCACAAGGTCTATGTCGCCATTTTTCATTGCCAGAGatcaaacatgcaaccaagaACTTTGACGAGTCTAATGTTATTGGGGTTGGAGGATTTGGGAAGGTTTACAAAGGCGTTATTGATCATGGGACAAAAGTTGCTATTAAGAGATCAAACCCGTCATCAGAACAAGGAGTTAATGAGTTCCAGACAGAAATTGAGATGTTGTCCAAGTTGAGACACAAACATTTAGTGTCCTTAATTGGATTTTGTGAAGAAGATGGCGAGATGGCTCTGGTTTATGATTACATGGCAAATGGTACTCTCAGGGAACACATCTACAAGGGTACCAAGCCTACCTCATCATTATCCTGGAGGCAAAGATTGGAGATATGTATTGGTGCTGCAAGGGGACTCCACTATCTTCATACTGGTGCCAAATACACAATCATTCACAGGGATGTGAAGACAACAAACATTCTATTGGATGAGAAGTGGGTGGCAAAAGTTTCTGATTTCGGTCTGTCAAAAACAGGTCCTAATCTCAACAGCCAAGGTCATGTCAGTACAGTAGTAAAGGGCAGCTTTGGATACTTAGATCCTGAGTACTTCAAAAGGCAACAGCTGACAGAAAAATCCGATGTGTACTCTTTTGGGGTAGTCCTATTTGAAGCATTATGTGCAAGGCCAGCCCTTAATCCTAACTTGTCTAAAGAACAAGTCAGTCTTGCAGAGTGGGCTCTGCATTGCCAAAAGAAGGGAATCATCGAGGATATCATTGATCCGCATATAAAGACTGAGATACAACCTGAATGTCTCAAAAAGTTTGCGGAGACAGCTGAAAAGTGCTTGTCTGATCACGGGATCCATCGTCCTTCAATGGGTGATGTGCTGTGGAATCTAGAATTCTCTCTCCAGTTGCAAGATAACCCTACAGGGGCTAAAATGGTTTCAGAGAGCAAGGGAAATGACACTTATGGGATGAACAGACATATGCTTACCATTTTGGAGGAGAGTTCATTGAGCGAGGAGAACGATGACGTGAGCCAGAACGAAATATTTTCACAGATAGCTCATCCTAGAGGAAGATAA